In Halobacillus amylolyticus, the following proteins share a genomic window:
- a CDS encoding adenine phosphoribosyltransferase: MDYKEHIAIVQDWPKEGITFKDITPLMDNGKAFKSAVDEIVHYSKDKEIDLVVGPEARGFIVGCPVSYALEIGFAPVRKEGKLPRDTIKVDYGLEYGKDVLTIHKDAIKPGQRVLIVDDLLATGGTIEATIALVEELGGVVAGCAFLVELTYLDGRKKLDGYDVLTLMQY, from the coding sequence ATGGATTATAAAGAACATATCGCTATCGTACAGGATTGGCCAAAAGAAGGAATAACATTTAAAGACATAACTCCATTAATGGATAATGGAAAAGCTTTCAAGTCTGCAGTAGACGAAATTGTCCACTATTCTAAAGATAAAGAGATTGATCTAGTCGTAGGACCGGAAGCTCGCGGATTTATCGTAGGTTGCCCTGTTTCTTACGCTCTTGAAATAGGTTTTGCACCAGTGCGAAAAGAAGGCAAATTGCCTCGTGACACGATCAAAGTAGATTATGGACTTGAATATGGAAAAGATGTTCTTACCATTCATAAAGATGCTATCAAGCCTGGTCAGCGTGTACTTATTGTAGATGACTTGCTTGCAACAGGGGGAACGATTGAAGCCACCATTGCATTGGTAGAGGAGCTTGGAGGGGTCGTCGCCGGATGTGCTTTCCTCGTTGAATTGACATATTTAGATGGAAGAAAAAAGCTTGATGGCTACGATGTGTTGACATTAATGCAATATTAA